The following proteins are co-located in the Dromiciops gliroides isolate mDroGli1 chromosome 2, mDroGli1.pri, whole genome shotgun sequence genome:
- the LOC122738534 gene encoding DNA-directed RNA polymerase II subunit GRINL1A-like has translation MSSASPRSTEDLRKRTLGELREMLARQEKLLRNEKFIRSLPDGGKKISDFVERVKLAIAEHEELKRTNRLDFDSKQTSAHGINNLGVDKPWTPDQRRETSSVLDSSPAVRNRSSKIASRNQGIESNMERSVPLSHDEAGESEGDTQCDKWMWNNSKGVVTLPSETNEQSHQLGFLNHSRDISGSTDDMFIDCLQRITINDDENQSEDTNMDHFCTFHSNIPKKPHSSWSILNAPGATSPN, from the coding sequence ATGTCGTCGGCGTCGCCCCGGAGTACTGAGGACCTCCGGAAGCGGACCCTCGGAGAGCTTCGGGAGATGCTGGCGCGTCAGGAGAAGCTGCTGCGGAACGAGAAATTTATTCGCAGTTTACCAGATGGAGGGAAAAAGATCTCTGACTTTGTTGAGAGAGTAAAATTAGCCATTGCAGAACATGAAGAGCTCAAGAGAACTAACAGATTGGACTTTGATTCAAAGCAAACTTCAGCACATGGAATAAATAATTTAGGTGTGGATAAGCCATGGACTCCTGACCAGAGAAGGGAAACATCATCAGTTCTTGATTCTTCCCCTGCAGTTAGAAACAGGTCATCTAAAATAGCCTCAAGAAATCAGGGAATTGAATCTAACATGGAAAGATCTGTTCCCCTAAGTCATGATGAAGCTGGAGAGTCAGAAGGTGACACACAGTGCGACAAATGGATGTGGAATAACAGTAAAGGTGTTGTAACTTTGCCATCAGAAACAAATGAACAGTCTCACCAACTTGGTTTTCTAAATCATTCAAGAGACATTTCAGGAAGCACTGAtgacatgtttattgattgtttacaAAGGATCACAATTAATGATGATGAAAACCAGTCAGAAGACACAAACATGGATCACTTTTGTACCTTTCACAGTAACATACCCAAAAAACCTCATTCATCCTGGAGCATTCTTAATGCTCCAGGAGCTACTTCTCCCAactga